One Fontisphaera persica DNA window includes the following coding sequences:
- a CDS encoding DEAD/DEAH box helicase — MARTSKKGGRAPRYSAGTAKYDAHHRVLEQTYGALADLRRELTDSKERVAERKEILDLFSRCNDSQRAWLLLEDYFEKLSLSRKDFADGEWWPRMLAAHGQIRLEELAFLFLRTGRSLPSELTPYANYQRLAERNQAEREQQYLQALEQWLIPPPPEHLDAPRANLRLLCSVATADNAPCLHELRVYLNLYRPRSGVKNRPLGEILELSTRNQTERELFSQEDWQVVQWIAEQHGQESPENEYLSLRGASLLVWLVQWGHTRRLEQSGHPDPLQFFGEMAEIVPLLQAQEQNLHLAHQVKLGDGREVPLSEVRFFAGRPMLALVNHRFYLMRNPPPAELLEFWHTQAQIPIAKLSARLRLHLRRQKAQGMVDWDQICVTHQARPRFVFELLGDTVRLQLLAISDRDGSQWHWTGQEWQRRQAGDNGNGAAHFADPNHPEVLEDPRLDAATQWLRRLDWFTPEPGLWLGDANETFLGTLAAIWPNRPKEAEYLGNPAFQRLFIQPKLLRPKLIVKGSGIDWLSVSAEWEAEGMRLTKADLERLAVATSRFVQLPDAGWVELNTEALAQAHEVMADLGLENLSPIEQKIGLEQAAHLDPAELNRFADTSEMRALRQRLANFKGIPSVPLPPTVKAEMRPYQKEGFDFLCHLTRLKLGGILADDMGLGKTLQTLAWLAWLKQENPKNPKPSLVICPASVLHNWRREAEKFVPDMRVLVLESGQARHNLRKQIPHYDLIVTNYALLRRDLTELAKFSFRAVILDEAQFIKNPTAQVTQSVKELKADQRLALTGTPLENRLLDLWSITDFIQPGYLGTQEHFHELYEPKVAGDGEEALTQLRIARRRLSARLRPIMIRRLKQQVAKDLPDRIEERRDCELGEQQRKLYLAELRRSREQISQIVAEKGLNKSKMHVLAALTRLRQICCHPALVGNDSPSGKTETLFELLEPLLAQNHKVLLFSQFVQMLRLLEKECQQRNIPTHILTGETKERQAVVQAFQNDPHASVFLLSLRAAGTGLNLTTASYVILYDPWWNPAVEAQAIDRSHRIGQTRTVNAYRLISPGTVEEKIWDLQQRKAQTIADVLGEEGFTRSLTQADLEYLFRED, encoded by the coding sequence ATGGCACGAACGAGCAAGAAAGGCGGGCGGGCGCCCCGTTACTCGGCCGGCACGGCCAAGTACGACGCGCACCACCGCGTATTGGAGCAGACCTATGGCGCCCTGGCTGATTTACGCCGCGAGTTGACGGATTCCAAAGAGCGCGTGGCGGAACGCAAAGAAATCCTGGACCTTTTCTCCCGCTGCAACGATTCCCAGCGCGCCTGGCTGCTGCTGGAGGACTATTTTGAAAAATTGTCCCTTTCGCGGAAAGATTTTGCCGACGGTGAATGGTGGCCCCGCATGTTGGCGGCCCACGGACAAATCCGTCTGGAAGAGCTGGCCTTTCTATTCCTGCGCACGGGACGCTCGCTCCCTTCAGAATTAACCCCCTACGCCAACTATCAACGCCTGGCCGAACGCAACCAGGCCGAACGCGAACAACAATACCTGCAGGCGCTGGAACAATGGCTAATCCCGCCCCCGCCGGAACATCTGGACGCTCCGCGCGCCAATTTGCGGCTGCTCTGCTCCGTTGCCACTGCCGACAACGCCCCCTGCCTGCATGAACTGCGGGTCTATCTGAATCTGTATCGCCCGCGTTCCGGCGTTAAAAACCGGCCATTGGGAGAAATCCTGGAATTGAGCACCCGCAACCAAACCGAGCGGGAACTATTTTCACAAGAAGACTGGCAGGTGGTTCAATGGATAGCGGAACAACATGGGCAGGAATCGCCCGAGAACGAATACCTTAGCCTGCGAGGCGCCTCGCTGCTTGTCTGGTTGGTCCAATGGGGGCACACCCGGCGGCTTGAACAGTCCGGCCACCCCGACCCGCTCCAGTTCTTTGGCGAGATGGCGGAAATCGTCCCACTGCTGCAAGCGCAGGAGCAAAACCTGCACCTTGCCCACCAGGTTAAACTTGGTGACGGCCGCGAAGTGCCGTTGAGCGAGGTGCGTTTCTTTGCCGGCCGGCCCATGCTGGCATTGGTCAACCATCGCTTTTATTTGATGCGCAATCCGCCTCCGGCGGAATTGTTGGAATTCTGGCACACCCAGGCGCAAATCCCCATTGCCAAACTGAGCGCCCGTTTGCGGCTGCATCTGCGCCGCCAGAAGGCGCAAGGCATGGTGGACTGGGATCAAATCTGTGTGACCCACCAGGCGCGGCCCCGCTTTGTCTTTGAATTGCTGGGCGACACGGTGCGTCTCCAACTGCTGGCCATCAGCGATCGGGATGGCAGCCAATGGCATTGGACCGGCCAGGAATGGCAACGGCGTCAAGCCGGAGATAATGGCAACGGCGCCGCCCACTTTGCCGACCCCAACCACCCGGAAGTGCTGGAAGACCCCCGGCTGGACGCCGCCACGCAATGGCTGCGGCGGCTGGACTGGTTCACTCCCGAACCCGGTCTCTGGCTGGGCGACGCCAATGAAACCTTCCTGGGCACGCTGGCCGCCATCTGGCCCAACCGCCCCAAAGAGGCCGAGTATCTGGGCAATCCCGCCTTCCAGCGCCTCTTCATCCAGCCCAAACTTTTACGGCCCAAACTCATCGTCAAGGGCAGTGGCATTGACTGGTTGAGCGTTTCCGCGGAATGGGAAGCGGAAGGGATGCGCCTGACCAAGGCCGACCTTGAGCGCCTGGCGGTGGCCACCAGCCGCTTCGTGCAACTGCCCGATGCCGGATGGGTCGAGTTGAACACCGAAGCCCTCGCCCAGGCGCATGAAGTAATGGCGGATTTGGGATTAGAAAATCTCAGCCCCATCGAGCAGAAAATCGGGTTGGAACAGGCCGCTCATCTCGATCCAGCCGAACTAAATCGTTTTGCCGATACCTCTGAAATGCGCGCCTTGCGCCAGCGGCTGGCGAATTTCAAAGGCATTCCTTCGGTCCCTCTGCCGCCCACCGTCAAGGCCGAGATGCGGCCTTATCAAAAGGAAGGCTTTGACTTTCTCTGCCATCTTACACGACTCAAACTGGGAGGCATATTGGCGGATGACATGGGCTTGGGCAAAACCCTGCAAACGCTGGCCTGGCTGGCCTGGCTCAAGCAGGAAAATCCCAAAAATCCCAAGCCCTCCCTGGTTATCTGCCCGGCTTCAGTGCTGCACAACTGGCGGCGTGAGGCCGAAAAGTTTGTGCCAGACATGCGCGTGCTGGTGCTGGAAAGCGGACAGGCCCGCCACAACTTGCGCAAGCAAATCCCCCATTATGATCTGATTGTCACCAATTATGCCCTGCTCCGGCGGGACTTGACAGAGCTGGCCAAGTTTTCTTTCCGCGCCGTAATTCTGGATGAGGCCCAATTCATCAAGAATCCCACCGCCCAGGTGACCCAGTCGGTCAAGGAGCTTAAGGCAGACCAGCGCCTGGCGCTCACGGGCACACCGCTGGAAAACCGCCTGCTGGACCTGTGGAGCATCACCGATTTCATCCAGCCCGGCTATCTTGGCACGCAAGAGCATTTCCACGAATTATACGAACCGAAGGTCGCCGGGGATGGCGAGGAAGCTCTGACGCAATTACGCATCGCGCGCCGCCGTCTCTCGGCCCGGCTGCGGCCCATCATGATTCGCCGCCTCAAACAACAGGTGGCCAAAGACCTGCCGGACCGCATTGAAGAGCGCCGTGACTGCGAGCTGGGCGAGCAACAACGCAAACTTTACCTGGCGGAGTTGCGCCGCAGCCGCGAGCAAATCTCGCAAATCGTCGCCGAAAAAGGCCTGAACAAGAGCAAGATGCATGTGCTGGCCGCGCTGACCCGGTTGCGGCAAATTTGCTGTCATCCCGCCCTGGTGGGCAACGACTCACCGTCTGGCAAAACTGAAACCCTGTTTGAACTGCTGGAACCTTTGTTAGCCCAAAACCACAAGGTTTTGCTTTTCTCGCAATTCGTGCAAATGCTCCGGTTGCTGGAAAAGGAATGCCAACAACGCAACATTCCCACTCACATCCTCACCGGCGAAACGAAGGAACGCCAGGCGGTGGTTCAGGCCTTCCAAAACGACCCCCATGCCTCAGTATTTCTGTTGAGCTTGCGGGCTGCAGGCACGGGGTTGAACCTCACCACGGCCAGTTATGTCATTCTTTATGACCCGTGGTGGAATCCGGCTGTCGAAGCGCAGGCCATTGACCGCTCGCATCGCATCGGGCAAACGCGCACCGTCAACGCCTACCGGCTGATTAGCCCGGGCACCGTGGAGGAAAAAATCTGGGATTTGCAACAACGCAAGGCACAAACCATTGCGGATGTGCTGGGCGAAGAAGGCTTCACTCGCAGTCTCACGCAGGCCGATTTGGAATACCTTTTCCGCGAAGACTGA
- a CDS encoding shikimate kinase yields MTVVRNITNLALIGFMGTGKTTIGRMLASQLGYDFLDTDHWIEAAAGKSIPEIFNQAGEAHFRFLEQQVLTDLAKRQHTVIATGGGLPCYQDNLEKLRQHSYVVCLWASPETIFERVRHNTHRPLLQHPDPLSRIRELLVLREPFYRQADLLVSSDGRPSREIVQHILHEFQNRKAASG; encoded by the coding sequence GTGACCGTTGTGCGAAATATTACCAATCTTGCGCTTATTGGTTTCATGGGCACCGGCAAGACCACCATCGGAAGGATGCTGGCCTCGCAGTTAGGCTATGATTTCCTGGATACGGACCATTGGATTGAAGCCGCCGCCGGAAAATCCATTCCCGAAATCTTCAACCAAGCTGGCGAAGCGCACTTCCGCTTCCTGGAACAGCAAGTCTTGACTGACCTTGCCAAGCGCCAGCATACCGTCATTGCCACTGGCGGCGGATTGCCTTGTTACCAGGACAATTTGGAAAAACTTCGCCAACACTCCTACGTAGTATGTCTTTGGGCATCGCCGGAAACCATCTTCGAGCGCGTGCGCCACAATACCCACCGGCCATTGCTGCAACACCCCGATCCTTTAAGCCGCATCCGTGAACTCCTGGTCCTGCGCGAGCCTTTTTATCGCCAGGCTGACCTGCTGGTTTCCTCTGACGGCCGGCCGTCGCGCGAAATTGTGCAGCACATCCTCCACGAGTTTCAAAACCGTAAGGCCGCCAGCGGCTAA
- the queG gene encoding tRNA epoxyqueuosine(34) reductase QueG has protein sequence MSEQLKNAVQKAARALGFSLCRVTDARPPDPDQRLRQWLQAGFHGEMQWMARSLPKREDLQAILSEVRSVVCVAAAYPAPPAPPPAGAGFVARYARGADYHQILGGKLAELAALLNREGGAGTRSLWYVDTGPILERALAQRAGIGFIGKHSQLINRHHGNWLLLGEILTTVALPPDTPERNRCGTCTRCLAACPTRAITAPFTLDARRCISYLTIELKGAIPEELRPLIGTRIFGCDDCLEVCPWNRFAGEASPLLQRWGRQDLQAPDLLELLQLDEAGFRQRFQGTPLQRSKRRGLLRNVCVALGNLGRTEALPFLEKAVQDPEPLIAEHARWAIKRIQTDR, from the coding sequence ATGTCTGAGCAGCTTAAAAACGCCGTGCAGAAGGCCGCCCGCGCGTTGGGCTTCTCCCTTTGCCGCGTAACGGATGCCCGCCCCCCCGATCCGGACCAACGCCTGCGTCAATGGCTGCAAGCGGGTTTTCACGGCGAAATGCAATGGATGGCCCGCTCCCTGCCCAAACGCGAAGACTTGCAGGCCATTTTATCTGAAGTCCGCAGTGTGGTCTGTGTAGCGGCTGCTTATCCGGCTCCCCCCGCCCCGCCCCCCGCCGGAGCAGGATTTGTTGCACGGTACGCCCGTGGTGCGGACTATCATCAAATCCTGGGGGGAAAGCTGGCTGAACTGGCCGCCTTGCTGAATCGCGAAGGCGGTGCCGGCACGCGCAGCCTCTGGTACGTGGACACCGGCCCCATCCTCGAGCGCGCCCTGGCTCAACGAGCTGGCATCGGTTTTATTGGCAAACACAGCCAGCTCATCAACCGCCATCATGGCAACTGGCTTTTGTTGGGGGAAATCCTGACCACCGTGGCTTTACCGCCTGATACCCCCGAACGCAATCGTTGTGGCACGTGCACCCGCTGTCTGGCGGCCTGCCCCACCCGGGCCATCACTGCACCCTTCACCCTTGATGCCCGCCGTTGCATCTCTTATCTCACCATCGAATTAAAAGGTGCAATCCCGGAGGAGTTGAGACCTCTAATAGGCACGCGCATCTTCGGTTGTGATGACTGTCTAGAAGTTTGTCCCTGGAATCGCTTTGCCGGCGAAGCCTCGCCCCTGCTTCAACGGTGGGGCCGGCAGGACTTGCAGGCGCCAGATTTGCTGGAATTGCTGCAATTGGACGAGGCTGGGTTCCGGCAAAGATTTCAAGGTACCCCCCTGCAAAGAAGCAAACGCCGAGGCTTGCTGCGTAATGTGTGCGTCGCCTTGGGCAACTTGGGCAGAACAGAAGCCCTACCTTTTCTGGAAAAGGCCGTCCAAGACCCTGAGCCACTCATCGCAGAACACGCCCGCTGGGCCA